The genomic region CGTGGTCTTGATAATGCCATGAGTGGAGAACTTCTTGAATTTTCAAATGGTGCTTTCGGTATGGCTCAAAACCTTGAGTCAAATGACGTTGGTATCATCATTCTTGGAGATTTCTCTACAATTCGTGAAGGTGATGAAGTAAAACGTACTGGTAAAATCATGGAAGTACCAGTAGGTGAAGCTCTTATCGGTCGTGTTGTTAACCCACTTGGTCAACCAGTAGATGGTCTTGGTGATATCAAGACAACTGCTACACGTCCAGTTGAAACACCTGCACCAGGCGTTATGCAACGTAAATCAGTTTCTGAACCACTCCAAACAGGTCTTAAAGCGATTGACGCTTTGGTTCCAATTGGACGTGGTCAACGTGAATTGATCATTGGTGACCGTCAAACAGGTAAAACATCTGTTGCGATTGACGCAATTTTGAACCAAAAAGGACAAGATATGATTTGTATCTATGTTGCGATTGGTCAAAAAGAATCTACTGTTCGTACACAAGTTGAAACACTTCGTAAATACGGTGCCCTTGATTACACAATCGTTGTGACAGCCTCAGCTTCACAACCTTCTCCATTACTTTACATCGCTCCGTATGCCGGTGTTGCAATGGCAGAAGAATTTATGTATAACGGAAAACATGTATTGATCGTTTATGATGATCTATCAAAACAAGCAGTAGCTTACCGTGAACTGTCACTTCTTCTTCGTCGTCCACCAGGACGTGAAGCTTACCCAGGTGATGTCTTCTATCTTCACAGCCGCTTGCTTGAACGTTCTGCGAAAGTTTCTGATGCTCTTGGTGGTGGTTCTATTACAGCACTTCCATTTATTGAAACACAAGCTGGTGATATTTCAGCTTACATCGCAACAAACGTGATTTCTATCACTGACGGACAAATTTTCTTGCAAGAAAATCTTTTTAACTCGGGTATTCGTCCTGCGATTGATGCTGGTTCTTCAGTGTCACGTGTTGGTGGTTCAGCACAAATCAAAGCAATGAAGAAAGTTGCTGGTACCCTTCGTCTTGACTTGGCTTCTTACCGTGAACTTGAAGCCTTTACACAATTCGGTTCTGATTTGGATGCAGCAACACAAGCTAAACTTAATCGTGGACGTCGTACAGTTGAAGTGCTTAAACAACCTGTTCACAAACCACTTCCTGTTGAAAAACAAGTTGTGATTCTTTATGCACTTACTCATGGTTTCTTGGATGATGTGCCAGTTAATGACATTTTAGCATTTGAAGAAGCTTTGTATGATTACTTTGATGCACATTACGAATCAATCTTTGAAACTATCCGTACAACCAAAGATTTACCAGAAGAATCTGTCTTAGATGCAGCTATTAAAGCCTTTAAAGATCAGTCAGAATTCAAATAAGAGGGAGGTAGCATATGGCAGGCTCTCTTAGTGAAATCAAAGGGAAAATTATTTCAACTCAGAAAACAAGTCATATCACTGGTGCCATGCAAATGGTATCAGCTGCAAAATTGACCAAATCTGAGCAAGCAGCAAAAGATTTTCAAGTTTACGCTTCAAAAATTCGTCAAATCACTACTGACTTATTGAAATCAGAACTAGTTAATGGTTCAAAAAATCCAATGCTAGCCGCTCGTCCGGTTAAAAAGACTGGTTACATTGTTATCACGTCTGACAAAGGACTTGTTGGCGGATATAACTCAAAAATCTTGAAAGCAATGATGGATCTTATTGAGGAATATCACCAAGATGGTAACTATGCTATTATTGCCATCGGTGGTATTGGTGCTGATTTCTTTAAAGCTCGTGGAATGAACGTTGTCTTTGAATTGCGTGGTTTGGAAGATCAGCCATCATTTGAACAAGTTGGAAATATCATCGCAAAATCTGTTGAGATGTATAAAAACGAATTGTTCGATGAATTATATGTATGTTACAATCACCATGTGAACAGCTTGACTAGTCAAGTTCGTGTGCAACAAATGCTTCCAATTGCTGAATTGGATGCTGATGAAGCAGCAGAAGAAGGTGTCAGTGGTTTTGAATTAGAACCAAATCGTGAAATGATTTTGGAACAACTCTTACCACAATATACTGAAAGCCTTATTTATGGTGCCATTGTTGATGCTAAAACTGCTGAACATGCCGCTGGTATGACAGCTATGCAAACAGCAACTGATAATGCCAAAAACGTTATTAATGATTTGACAATTCAGTACAACCGTGCTCGTCAAGCTGCTATTACACAAGAAATCACAGAAATTGTAGCAGGTGCTAACGCACTAGAATAAAATGTGAGTGCGTTTTAGCCTCATAAAAAAGGGAACGACTCCCTAAAAAATCTAAAAGGAGAAAAACATGAGCTCAGGCAAAATTGCTCAGGTTGTAGGTCCAGTTGTCGACGTTGCGTTTGCTGCTGGTGACAAACTACCTGAGATTAATAATGCATTGATTGTTTATAAAGATGGCGATAAGTCTCAAAAAATTGTGCTCGAAGTTGCTCTTGAACTTGGAGACGGTCTTGTACGTACTATCGCTATGGAATCAACTGATGGGCTTACACGTGGATTAGAAGTTTTTGATACTGGTCGTCCAATCAGTGTACCAGTTGGTAAAGAAACTTTGGGTCGTGTGTTTAACGTTCTTGGGGATACGATTGACCTTGATGAACCATTTACAGAAGACGCACCACGCGAACCAATTCACAAAAAAGCACCAGCATTTGATGAATTATCAACATCATCAGAAATCCTTGAAACAGGTATCAAAGTTATTGACCTTCTTGCCCCTTACCTAAAAGGTGGTAAAGTTGGACTTTTCGGTGGTGCCGGTGTTGGTAAAACCGTTCTTATCCAAGAATTGATTCACAACATTGCCCAAGAACACGGTGGTATCTCAGTATTTACCGGTGTTGGGGAACGTACACGTGAAGGTAATGACCTTTACTGGGAAATGAAAGAATCTGGTGTTATCGAAAAAACAGCCATGGTCTTCGGTCAAATGAATGAACCACCTGGAGCACGTATGCGTGTTGCCCTTACTGGTTTAACTATCGCGGAATACTTTCGTGATGTTGAAGGACAAGACGTGCTTCTCTTCATCGATAACATCTTCCGTTTCACTCAAGCAGGTTCTGAAGTATCAGCCCTTCTTGGTCGTATGCCATCAGCCGTTGGTTACCAACCAACATTGGCTACTGAAATGGGTCAATTGCAAGAACGTATCACATCAACTAAAAAAGGTTCTGTTACATCAATTCAAGCCATCTACGTGCCAGCCGATGACTACACTGACCCAGCGCCAGCAACA from Streptococcus lutetiensis harbors:
- the atpA gene encoding F0F1 ATP synthase subunit alpha, yielding MAINAQEISALIKKQIENFQPNFDVTETGVITYIGDGIARARGLDNAMSGELLEFSNGAFGMAQNLESNDVGIIILGDFSTIREGDEVKRTGKIMEVPVGEALIGRVVNPLGQPVDGLGDIKTTATRPVETPAPGVMQRKSVSEPLQTGLKAIDALVPIGRGQRELIIGDRQTGKTSVAIDAILNQKGQDMICIYVAIGQKESTVRTQVETLRKYGALDYTIVVTASASQPSPLLYIAPYAGVAMAEEFMYNGKHVLIVYDDLSKQAVAYRELSLLLRRPPGREAYPGDVFYLHSRLLERSAKVSDALGGGSITALPFIETQAGDISAYIATNVISITDGQIFLQENLFNSGIRPAIDAGSSVSRVGGSAQIKAMKKVAGTLRLDLASYRELEAFTQFGSDLDAATQAKLNRGRRTVEVLKQPVHKPLPVEKQVVILYALTHGFLDDVPVNDILAFEEALYDYFDAHYESIFETIRTTKDLPEESVLDAAIKAFKDQSEFK
- a CDS encoding F0F1 ATP synthase subunit gamma; translated protein: MAGSLSEIKGKIISTQKTSHITGAMQMVSAAKLTKSEQAAKDFQVYASKIRQITTDLLKSELVNGSKNPMLAARPVKKTGYIVITSDKGLVGGYNSKILKAMMDLIEEYHQDGNYAIIAIGGIGADFFKARGMNVVFELRGLEDQPSFEQVGNIIAKSVEMYKNELFDELYVCYNHHVNSLTSQVRVQQMLPIAELDADEAAEEGVSGFELEPNREMILEQLLPQYTESLIYGAIVDAKTAEHAAGMTAMQTATDNAKNVINDLTIQYNRARQAAITQEITEIVAGANALE
- the atpD gene encoding F0F1 ATP synthase subunit beta produces the protein MSSGKIAQVVGPVVDVAFAAGDKLPEINNALIVYKDGDKSQKIVLEVALELGDGLVRTIAMESTDGLTRGLEVFDTGRPISVPVGKETLGRVFNVLGDTIDLDEPFTEDAPREPIHKKAPAFDELSTSSEILETGIKVIDLLAPYLKGGKVGLFGGAGVGKTVLIQELIHNIAQEHGGISVFTGVGERTREGNDLYWEMKESGVIEKTAMVFGQMNEPPGARMRVALTGLTIAEYFRDVEGQDVLLFIDNIFRFTQAGSEVSALLGRMPSAVGYQPTLATEMGQLQERITSTKKGSVTSIQAIYVPADDYTDPAPATAFAHLDSTTNLERKLTQMGIYPAVDPLASSSRALAPEIVGQEHYEVATEVQRVLQRYRELQDIIAILGMDELSDEEKTLVGRARRIQFFLSQNFNVAEQFTGMPGSYVPVAETVRGFKEILEGKYDDLPEDAFRNVGPIEDVVEKAKKMNY